In Aedes albopictus strain Foshan chromosome 3, AalbF5, whole genome shotgun sequence, the following are encoded in one genomic region:
- the LOC134290530 gene encoding uncharacterized protein LOC134290530, which produces MVTSAPVLRYFDVQKDVVIQCDSSSVGLGAVLLQDGQPVVYASKTLNATDRNGPQVCADRERNIGHPVCLPIFQKPLVEAPLRIQRMLLALQRYNTVLRFTPGKEVIIADMLSRASIADNDVCSKDICDVYALEYIPILDDRVLQIKAESKQDPEIQTIIQFVIDGWPTKSEVPESLQDILDRLHQSRSGIEATTKLARDTVFWPGIYDQIRQKVQQCDICQKIAPNQQLQPMQSHQIPSYPFQELSMDLCEIELGGRKARITAQLAIDQTPQKKAGELMENRP; this is translated from the exons ATGGTTACAAGCGCTCCCGTCCTTCGATATTTTGATGTGCAGAAAGATGTCGTTATCCAATGTGACAGCAGTAGCGTTGGGCTCGGAGCTGTACTGCTGCAGGATGGTCAGCCCGTGGTGTATGCCTCGAAGACTCTGAACGCAACGGACCGCAACGGACCGCAAGTATGCGCAGATCGAGAAAGAAACATTGGCCATCCTGTTTGCCTGCC GATTTTTCAGAAGCCGTTAGTGGAAGCACCCCTGAGAATCCAACGGATGCTTTTGGCCCTTCAACGGTACAACACGGTTCTACGGTTTACTCCAGGTAAGGAAGTCATCATAGCTGACATGCTTTCACGGGCGTCAATAGCTGACAACGATGTATGCAGCAAGGACATCTGCGATGTGTATGCGTTGGAGTACATTCCCATTTTGGATGACAGAGTTCTGCAAATCAAGGCGGAATCTAAGCAGGATCCGGAAATACAAACAATTATCCAGTTTGTGATTGACGGATGGCCTACAAAGTCGGAAGTACCAGAGTCGCTGCAG GATATTCTGGATCGGCTGCATCAATCGCGCTCCGGAATCGAAGCTACGACAAAGCTTGCTCGTGACACAGTGTTTTGGCCCGGCATTTACGACCAAATTCGTCAGAAGGTTCAGCAGTGTGACATTTGTCAAAAAATTGCACCAAATCAACAGTTGCAGCCCATGCAGAGCCATCAAATTCCCAGCTATCCTTTCCAGGAACTGAGCATGGACTTGTGCGAAATTGAGCTTGGAGGCAGAAAAGCG